Proteins from one Astatotilapia calliptera chromosome 8, fAstCal1.2, whole genome shotgun sequence genomic window:
- the LOC113028473 gene encoding actin-binding LIM protein 1-like isoform X10, which translates to MKQKVLHTQDSCHPCPPAGKKVICCFRCGESCRGEVLRVQSSYFHINCFTCKVCGCDLAQSGFFMRNGDYLCPLDFQRRHGTACNSCGEFVEGEVVTVLGKTYHPACFVCAICKQPFPAGNCVTFIGRDCLCQRCMEPVSPSPNATSYSSNCTGCGRDIKNGQALLALGGQWHLGCFKCKTCRKALSGEYISKDGVPYCERDYQIQFGVKCEACQKFITGKLLEAGDRHYHPSCARCSQCDRMFTEGEEMYVQGSVIWHPDCRETSRMEDSYRVGRPKTPCLDFFFPQHELKQTRSSSESSCSRPGSCTPGSPGRTICAKVDNEIIDYRDLAAIPRVKAIYDIEYPDMISYKSVNDHPSTLDEKGNTQHSQRVQKSPAESPEIKTEPTEESFEIRTRVPKSKSQGPFGLHTMYHRHSYTPTSSRSPQHFHRPGFPLSSSLFCGNTGTSPPSLLYHTFPSQSKADESFNVYRRAPIYKQQDPNSLTSPASSLPGRNSLSPPRPADFSHYHDDRCRDFRVCDSNRMELVFESVLVPCLLIYDHQYPLTQMERGVSMPNLLEPNIYPYEMLTVSNRGRVKLPRDVDRTRLERHLSPESFLQIFGMDIQEFDRLPLWKRNDMKKKADLF; encoded by the exons TACTACACACCCAGGATAGCTGCCACCCCTGCCCTCCAGCAGGGAAGAAGGTCATCTGCTGCTTCAGGTGTGGGGAGTCATGCAGAGGAGAGGTGCTGCGTGTTCAGAGCAGCTACTTCCACATAAACTGCTTTACATGCAAAG tgtGTGGCTGTGATTTAGCTCAGAGTGGCTTCTTCATGAGGAATGGGGACTACCTCTGCCCGCTGGACTTCCAGCGACGTCATGGCACAGCTTGCAACAGCTGTGGAGAATTTGTGGAGGGAGAGGTGGTTACGGTGTTGGGGAAGACCTACCACCCAGCCTGCTTTGTTTGCGCCATTTGCAA ACAGCCTTTTCCTGCTGGGAATTGTGTCACCTTCATTGGAAGAGACTGCCTCTGCCAGCGCTGTATGGAACCTGTGTCGCCGTCTCCAAACGCCACCAGCTATTCCAGCA ACTGCACTGGCTGTGGGAGAGACATCAAGAATGGACAGGCTCTATTAGCCCTCGGAGGCCAGTGGCACCTAGGCTGCTTCaagtgtaaaacctgcaggaaagCGTTGAGCGGAGAATATATCAGCAA GGATGGAGTTCCCTACTGTGAGAGAGACTACCAGATTCAGTTTGGGGTAAAATGTGAAGCATGTCAGAAGTTTATAACTGGAAAACTCTTAGAG GCTGGGGACAGACATTATCACCCCAGCTGTGCAAGATGCAGCCAATGCGACAGGATGTTCACAGAAGGAGAAGAAATGTATGTGCAAG GATCAGTAATTTGGCACCCAGATTGCAGAGAAACCAGCAGAATGGAGGACAGCTACAgg GTCGGGAGACCTAAAACGCCCTgtcttgatttctttttccctcAACATGAACTGAAG CAAACTAGATCATCATCTGAAAGCTCCTGTTCCAGGCCGGGCTCATGCACTCCTGGCAGCCCAGGTCGAACCATCTGT GCCAAAGTAGATAATGAGATCATTGATTACAGAGACTTAGCAGCAATTCCCAGAGTCAAGGCTATATATGATATTGAGTATCCTGATATGATATCTTATAAGTCTGTGAATGACCACCCCTCCACTTTGGATGAGAAAGGAAACACACAACACAGCCAAAGAGTCCAAAAAAGTCCTGCAGAG TCACCAGAAATCAAAACTGAACCCACAGAG GAGAGTTTTGAAATAAGAACACGTGTACCCAAATCTAAAAGCCAAGGGCCTTTCGGACTTCATACAATGTATCATCGCCATAGCTACACTCCAACTTCGTCCAGATCACCACAACACTTCCACCGACCAG GGTTCCCGCTTTCTTCCTCTTTATTCTGTGGCAACACTGGCACTTCCCCTCCTTCTCTTTTATATCACACATTTCCCTCTCAAAGCAAAG CAGACGAAAGCTTCAACGTGTACAGGAGGGCCCCGATTTATAAACAGCAAG ATCCAAATTCCTTGACATCCCCAGCATCCTCTTTGCCCGGTCGGAACAGCCTCAGCCCG CCACGGCCAGCTGATTTCTCCCACTACCATGACGACAGATGCAGAG acTTCAGGGTATGTGACAGTAACCGAATGGAGTTGGTATTCGAGTCAGTCCTGGTTCCCTGTTTG CTCATCTATGACCATCAGTACCCATTAACACAAATGGAGAGAGGAGTGTCTATGCCTAATTTGTTGGAACCAAAT ATCTATCCATATGAAATGCTCACAGTTAGTAACAGAGGACGAGTGAAGCTTCCCAGGGATGTTGACAGAACAAGACTTGAG cgtcaCCTGTCCCCAGAATCATTCCTCCAGATCTTTGGAATGGATATTCAAGAATTTGACAGACTTCCACTTTGGAAACGTAATGACATGAAGAAGAAAGCCGATCTTTTCTAA
- the LOC113028473 gene encoding actin-binding LIM protein 1-like isoform X11, whose amino-acid sequence MKQKVLHTQDSCHPCPPAGKKVICCFRCGESCRGEVLRVQSSYFHINCFTCKVCGCDLAQSGFFMRNGDYLCPLDFQRRHGTACNSCGEFVEGEVVTVLGKTYHPACFVCAICKQPFPAGNCVTFIGRDCLCQRCMEPVSPSPNATSYSSNCTGCGRDIKNGQALLALGGQWHLGCFKCKTCRKALSGEYISKDGVPYCERDYQIQFGVKCEACQKFITGKLLEAGDRHYHPSCARCSQCDRMFTEGEEMYVQGSVIWHPDCRETSRMEDSYRQTRSSSESSCSRPGSCTPGSPGRTICAKVDNEIIDYRDLAAIPRVKAIYDIEYPDMISYKSVNDHPSTLDEKGNTQHSQRVQKSPAESPEIKTEPTEESFEIRTRVPKSKSQGPFGLHTMYHRHSYTPTSSRSPQHFHRPGFPLSSSLFCGNTGTSPPSLLYHTFPSQSKADESFNVYRRAPIYKQQDPNSLTSPASSLPGRNSLSPPRPADFSHYHDDRCRDFRVCDSNRMELVFESVLVPCLLIYDHQYPLTQMERGVSMPNLLEPNIYPYEMLTVSNRGRVKLPRDVDRTRLERHLSPESFLQIFGMDIQEFDRLPLWKRNDMKKKADLF is encoded by the exons TACTACACACCCAGGATAGCTGCCACCCCTGCCCTCCAGCAGGGAAGAAGGTCATCTGCTGCTTCAGGTGTGGGGAGTCATGCAGAGGAGAGGTGCTGCGTGTTCAGAGCAGCTACTTCCACATAAACTGCTTTACATGCAAAG tgtGTGGCTGTGATTTAGCTCAGAGTGGCTTCTTCATGAGGAATGGGGACTACCTCTGCCCGCTGGACTTCCAGCGACGTCATGGCACAGCTTGCAACAGCTGTGGAGAATTTGTGGAGGGAGAGGTGGTTACGGTGTTGGGGAAGACCTACCACCCAGCCTGCTTTGTTTGCGCCATTTGCAA ACAGCCTTTTCCTGCTGGGAATTGTGTCACCTTCATTGGAAGAGACTGCCTCTGCCAGCGCTGTATGGAACCTGTGTCGCCGTCTCCAAACGCCACCAGCTATTCCAGCA ACTGCACTGGCTGTGGGAGAGACATCAAGAATGGACAGGCTCTATTAGCCCTCGGAGGCCAGTGGCACCTAGGCTGCTTCaagtgtaaaacctgcaggaaagCGTTGAGCGGAGAATATATCAGCAA GGATGGAGTTCCCTACTGTGAGAGAGACTACCAGATTCAGTTTGGGGTAAAATGTGAAGCATGTCAGAAGTTTATAACTGGAAAACTCTTAGAG GCTGGGGACAGACATTATCACCCCAGCTGTGCAAGATGCAGCCAATGCGACAGGATGTTCACAGAAGGAGAAGAAATGTATGTGCAAG GATCAGTAATTTGGCACCCAGATTGCAGAGAAACCAGCAGAATGGAGGACAGCTACAgg CAAACTAGATCATCATCTGAAAGCTCCTGTTCCAGGCCGGGCTCATGCACTCCTGGCAGCCCAGGTCGAACCATCTGT GCCAAAGTAGATAATGAGATCATTGATTACAGAGACTTAGCAGCAATTCCCAGAGTCAAGGCTATATATGATATTGAGTATCCTGATATGATATCTTATAAGTCTGTGAATGACCACCCCTCCACTTTGGATGAGAAAGGAAACACACAACACAGCCAAAGAGTCCAAAAAAGTCCTGCAGAG TCACCAGAAATCAAAACTGAACCCACAGAG GAGAGTTTTGAAATAAGAACACGTGTACCCAAATCTAAAAGCCAAGGGCCTTTCGGACTTCATACAATGTATCATCGCCATAGCTACACTCCAACTTCGTCCAGATCACCACAACACTTCCACCGACCAG GGTTCCCGCTTTCTTCCTCTTTATTCTGTGGCAACACTGGCACTTCCCCTCCTTCTCTTTTATATCACACATTTCCCTCTCAAAGCAAAG CAGACGAAAGCTTCAACGTGTACAGGAGGGCCCCGATTTATAAACAGCAAG ATCCAAATTCCTTGACATCCCCAGCATCCTCTTTGCCCGGTCGGAACAGCCTCAGCCCG CCACGGCCAGCTGATTTCTCCCACTACCATGACGACAGATGCAGAG acTTCAGGGTATGTGACAGTAACCGAATGGAGTTGGTATTCGAGTCAGTCCTGGTTCCCTGTTTG CTCATCTATGACCATCAGTACCCATTAACACAAATGGAGAGAGGAGTGTCTATGCCTAATTTGTTGGAACCAAAT ATCTATCCATATGAAATGCTCACAGTTAGTAACAGAGGACGAGTGAAGCTTCCCAGGGATGTTGACAGAACAAGACTTGAG cgtcaCCTGTCCCCAGAATCATTCCTCCAGATCTTTGGAATGGATATTCAAGAATTTGACAGACTTCCACTTTGGAAACGTAATGACATGAAGAAGAAAGCCGATCTTTTCTAA
- the LOC113028473 gene encoding actin-binding LIM protein 1-like isoform X12, translating into MKQKVLHTQDSCHPCPPAGKKVICCFRCGESCRGEVLRVQSSYFHINCFTCKVCGCDLAQSGFFMRNGDYLCPLDFQRRHGTACNSCGEFVEGEVVTVLGKTYHPACFVCAICKQPFPAGNCVTFIGRDCLCQRCMEPVSPSPNATSYSSNCTGCGRDIKNGQALLALGGQWHLGCFKCKTCRKALSGEYISKDGVPYCERDYQIQFGVKCEACQKFITGKLLEAGDRHYHPSCARCSQCDRMFTEGEEMYVQGSVIWHPDCRETSRMEDSYRQTRSSSESSCSRPGSCTPGSPGRTICAKVDNEIIDYRDLAAIPRVKAIYDIEYPDMISYKSVNDHPSTLDEKGNTQHSQRVQKSPAESPEIKTEPTEESFEIRTRVPKSKSQGPFGLHTMYHRHSYTPTSSRSPQHFHRPGFPLSSSLFCGNTGTSPPSLLYHTFPSQSKADESFNVYRRAPIYKQQDPNSLTSPASSLPGRNSLSPPRPADFSHYHDDRCRDFRLIYDHQYPLTQMERGVSMPNLLEPNIYPYEMLTVSNRGRVKLPRDVDRTRLERHLSPESFLQIFGMDIQEFDRLPLWKRNDMKKKADLF; encoded by the exons TACTACACACCCAGGATAGCTGCCACCCCTGCCCTCCAGCAGGGAAGAAGGTCATCTGCTGCTTCAGGTGTGGGGAGTCATGCAGAGGAGAGGTGCTGCGTGTTCAGAGCAGCTACTTCCACATAAACTGCTTTACATGCAAAG tgtGTGGCTGTGATTTAGCTCAGAGTGGCTTCTTCATGAGGAATGGGGACTACCTCTGCCCGCTGGACTTCCAGCGACGTCATGGCACAGCTTGCAACAGCTGTGGAGAATTTGTGGAGGGAGAGGTGGTTACGGTGTTGGGGAAGACCTACCACCCAGCCTGCTTTGTTTGCGCCATTTGCAA ACAGCCTTTTCCTGCTGGGAATTGTGTCACCTTCATTGGAAGAGACTGCCTCTGCCAGCGCTGTATGGAACCTGTGTCGCCGTCTCCAAACGCCACCAGCTATTCCAGCA ACTGCACTGGCTGTGGGAGAGACATCAAGAATGGACAGGCTCTATTAGCCCTCGGAGGCCAGTGGCACCTAGGCTGCTTCaagtgtaaaacctgcaggaaagCGTTGAGCGGAGAATATATCAGCAA GGATGGAGTTCCCTACTGTGAGAGAGACTACCAGATTCAGTTTGGGGTAAAATGTGAAGCATGTCAGAAGTTTATAACTGGAAAACTCTTAGAG GCTGGGGACAGACATTATCACCCCAGCTGTGCAAGATGCAGCCAATGCGACAGGATGTTCACAGAAGGAGAAGAAATGTATGTGCAAG GATCAGTAATTTGGCACCCAGATTGCAGAGAAACCAGCAGAATGGAGGACAGCTACAgg CAAACTAGATCATCATCTGAAAGCTCCTGTTCCAGGCCGGGCTCATGCACTCCTGGCAGCCCAGGTCGAACCATCTGT GCCAAAGTAGATAATGAGATCATTGATTACAGAGACTTAGCAGCAATTCCCAGAGTCAAGGCTATATATGATATTGAGTATCCTGATATGATATCTTATAAGTCTGTGAATGACCACCCCTCCACTTTGGATGAGAAAGGAAACACACAACACAGCCAAAGAGTCCAAAAAAGTCCTGCAGAG TCACCAGAAATCAAAACTGAACCCACAGAG GAGAGTTTTGAAATAAGAACACGTGTACCCAAATCTAAAAGCCAAGGGCCTTTCGGACTTCATACAATGTATCATCGCCATAGCTACACTCCAACTTCGTCCAGATCACCACAACACTTCCACCGACCAG GGTTCCCGCTTTCTTCCTCTTTATTCTGTGGCAACACTGGCACTTCCCCTCCTTCTCTTTTATATCACACATTTCCCTCTCAAAGCAAAG CAGACGAAAGCTTCAACGTGTACAGGAGGGCCCCGATTTATAAACAGCAAG ATCCAAATTCCTTGACATCCCCAGCATCCTCTTTGCCCGGTCGGAACAGCCTCAGCCCG CCACGGCCAGCTGATTTCTCCCACTACCATGACGACAGATGCAGAG acTTCAGG CTCATCTATGACCATCAGTACCCATTAACACAAATGGAGAGAGGAGTGTCTATGCCTAATTTGTTGGAACCAAAT ATCTATCCATATGAAATGCTCACAGTTAGTAACAGAGGACGAGTGAAGCTTCCCAGGGATGTTGACAGAACAAGACTTGAG cgtcaCCTGTCCCCAGAATCATTCCTCCAGATCTTTGGAATGGATATTCAAGAATTTGACAGACTTCCACTTTGGAAACGTAATGACATGAAGAAGAAAGCCGATCTTTTCTAA